In Centropristis striata isolate RG_2023a ecotype Rhode Island chromosome 8, C.striata_1.0, whole genome shotgun sequence, the genomic window tatatataattctATTATCACAGGGAAATatcacttttattattatctttgaATTTCACTGCACAGGTGACCGGAAACATTAATTTATCACTCCTGTTGTAAATATTTTGATTCAGCATTTCATCATCTAACGCTGCTCTTGTCTTCCAGTTACACAAGTTTGTGTATCCTGTTATCCATGGCTGTATCCTTTCCTGCCACAGTTTATTCCTCCCCTTAGAAATGGTAAAATGGACCAAATTGTATTCGTGAATGAGGATGAGATTTTTCATGTCCATGTGCTTTATACAGTTCAGTTTGCTGATGTTAGTATCTTAGTTTGTGTGATGAATTGTCCTTTGACCTATCTGAAGTATAAAGACCTCAACAGTGGACAatacagtacaataaaataactatatatagtaatatatataGTAAGAGTCTATAGTAACCTGACTCACTTTAAATCAGCAGGCATCAGGTTAATTACTGTAATTACATTCGTATATGTCACTTTTGAATGTCGGATTCTTAACACATCTATTGACCAGTCATCATCATGAAGTCAAGCTGCATCAATGGAAAGGTGTTTGAGTGGAGCATCATCTCCAGGAGGAGCTGCTTCAGAGCCGGTGTTCGTTACTATGTCAGAGGTAACACTGTTGTCCACTACACTCACTTTCATGTCCACAGGAAATATATCTTAAGTGTCCTTAGTCTCTTCTTTTGTGGacacatttccatttaaaaaaaaatatttggcaaCATTTCTTGTGTTTTACAATGgtattgaaaacacatttatagCTCATTCATGATAAAACCTAGTAATGTTTTATGTACGGAAGACAACAaacatatttgtttttcagatAAGATGTCAGTAAGTATTTCTATTATGGCTGTCAATCGATTAAAATATTTGATTGCAAATTAATCACATTATTGTCCatagttaaaacattttttataaacatttttaattcattctaAATATACCTTAACAGgatatttttcaagttttaataCTCTTATCAACACGGGAGTGGACACATATGCTGCTTTATGcaaatgtatgtttattattattgcaacaaTCCAAAAGAATGACAAATACTGTCCAGGATAACCTCAAATGTACTGCATGCTCAAAAAATATGCTGAAAGCATAACATGGCAAACTGAGGCCCAACAGGAAACACCAGATGAACGTAACATGACTCGGTGATACTAACAACATGTAGTGTCCAACACTAGGGTCGCACATTAATCATTcgttaaaaacataaacagtGTTAAAAAAGAATTTAAGTTAAAGCGTTATTATCGCGTTAACTTTGACAGCCCTAATTTCTATATATCCAAGTGAATTTCCTGTTACCTGTTTGAACAAGAAAATGTGCACATGCAGTGGACATTAAGTCAACAAAGAGCTAACAGTCTCTCATCACACTTATCACACAGttctttatgtttttgtctATAGGCATTGATTCAGAAGGCCATCCTGCTAACTATGTGGAAACGGAGCAGATAGTGCAGTACAACAGTGCCAAGGCTTCCTTTGTTCAGGTGAGCCAAAGACATAATGCTACAGGAGACATATAATAAAGTCTTAAACATCATTTAACTCCAGTGGAAGGACAGTAATCTGACAATAATCAAACTCAGAATGATGTATAGTTGTTATAATGCAGGGCTAACAACTTTTCGGTGCATGTTTTGGGTCGGCCTTCTGTGACATTACCTACTGCAGGGTACAGGTCATCCCTCTTCAACCCCCATGATTTGGGGCTCTATGCATTCGCATTGTCAGCTGTGAGACCTTGTATAGGCAGGTGTGTGGCTTTCCAAATAATGTCCAATTAATTGACTTAACCCCAGGTGGACTCCAGTCAAGGTGTAGAAACATTTTTCAGATGATGAAGAAATATATGAGGCACCTGAGCTAAATTTCAAGCGTCAAAGGGTCTGAATACTTATGTCAAtgtgatatttcagtttttgcctTTCTATTAAATTGGCAAACatttctgaaatattgtgaCCACTTtgtcattacattacattacattacatgtcatttagcagacgcttttgtccaaagcgacttacaatataTATcattacatatatgtatatatacatatacatatacacacacacacacacacacatatatatgcacatatatatatgtatatatatgtgtgtgtgtgtgtgtgtgtgtatatatatatatatatatatatatgtgcgtgcgtgtgtgcgtgggtGAATGCACACGGATGTGTCCACCTCCCTGTTGAGGGTCAGTGGTCACATCCACAGTAGTGAAATGTGGACTCTAACATCACCTGTGCTATGAGTGTGACAGACAAGGGTAAACTCGCTGCAAATTGTGgctttaatatattttgtataagtATATTAATGCTTTCTGCCCCCTTTCCTCGTAGACAAGAGGCTCCATCCCCTTCTACTGGTCCCAAAGGCCCAACCTCAAGTATAAGCCAAAACCACAGATCAGCAAAACAGCGAACCAGGTAAGCAGTCTTTCATTCACATTAGACAAAACAAGGccctctgtttgttttcatcttctTGTCTCATGTGTTGGTTTTCTTCCTGTCACTTTAGTTGGATGGATTCCAGAGACACTTTGACTCCCAGATTATTCTGTATGGGAGACAAGTCATTTTGAACTTGGtaagatgaaaaaaatgtatctgttgATTTTCTTTCCtgtatttctttcatttaatGCAATCGGTGTACCAACTAGATGTTGATTTCACACTGACACAGCCCTgactagaaagaaaataataccATGACAATAAATGTGTAATGGTCGTTGTAGATAAAAACAATCAGTTCTCATAATCCTTTTTTCACAGATCAACCAAAAGGGCTCCGAAAAGCCATTGGAGCTGGCATTTGACAAGCTGGTGACCAGCTTGGGTAACGGCATGATCAAGTAAGACTACCAGCAGTTCCAACCTTCACCGCTCACATGTGGCTTGCTTCTGTTTGTGCCTCATATTTACACCACCTCATTATGTTTCTGGTGCTTTCTGAAGGTACATAGCCTTTGACTTCCATAAGGAGTGCAGTCGGATGAGGTGGCACCGCCTGCAGATCTTAGTGGACATGGTCGCTGAAATGCAGGACGAATTTGGGTCAGTGTGCTTTCCTCATTGTGCACGAGCTGTTCTACAAGCACAGCAGGTAGTTAGACATGTACTCTGTCAGAAGTAATGGgacgtgtgtgtgcattcagATATTTCCTGGTGGATGCAGATGGGAAGGTGTTGTTGAACCAGGAGGGGACGTTTCGGAGCAACTGCATGGACTGTCTGGACCGCACCAATGTCATCCAGAGCATGCTCGCCCAACGCTCACTGCAGTCACAGCTACGGGTATGACCCCATTATCATAtatcgtatatatatatatatatatagcatatagtgtgtgtgtgtatatatatatcagacgGCTTGTTACACAACAGTATATATCAGCATATTGTGGTTTTGAACGGAAAAAGAGTGAAGATAAatagaaagaaggagagagcgCTTTATTTCATGACTCACCCACTTTGAGCACACACAGATGCTCGGTGGTGCAACGCCAAAACAATTCCCCACCATAGGAACTTTTTTACAggcagaaaataattattttttgggaagttcacaacacaaaaaaagttttgtttagggaaaacaaataaacaaaattaaatttaaaaaattgactcGGCTACATATAATGAAGTGTCAAAACATAGAAACCCCTCCTACAGCCCTATCCACTTATCCACTCCAACATAATAAGAAATGTCACATTATTTCCCTGTAATATCTGAATTGTTGAAACGAGAAAACTAATGAGTAAAGGAAAATGGTATTTGTGTTAATAAAGCAAGCCAGAGCAGGAGAGTTGTTATATGACTGAATTTGTGCtgtgaaaataaacatgatatTGAAGACAACACTAGGGCTGgccgatatggaccaaaagtcatatcccgatatatttaggctgaatatcgatatacgatatatatcccgacaTTTTtgtctcaaagtgagagcaaatgttcagtcaaagtcaaatatgacatgtcataagtagttttattgaaaccgtttatttaagtgaacataaatactgtataacaggagtagctttttaaaaaaaatcaaagctccataaagtgcacatttaaataaaaaagtatgtatcgtaaataaaaatagcctatgaaataaaataggccaatctttttctgaaataaatatatttatatgagaaaagaataacgaaaattacaaaagagctaaatatgacaaacccgaGTAAGgggagcatttatatataaagaaagaaagaaaaatagaagTGTATCGaaatatgcgatatggtctaattccatatcgcatttaaaaatatatcgatatatctttgatgtcgatatatcgcccagccctagacaACACGTAAACATTAAGAATGTGCCGAGTTTGCAATAACAGCAGGTGAAATGAGGAGCAGGTCAGAAAATGGGAAGCTTCTCGGTGAAAGAATCATGAAACAAACTTTTAGCGAAGCCTTGAAACAATGAGTGAGAGTACATTTTCGACTTGCCACTCAActcaaatgtgtgtgtctgcagaggaTGGGCGTCCTCCACGTGGGCCAGCAGCTTGAAGAGCAGGCAGCATTTGGGAAGATGTTCAAGAACGGTGGGCTCCACACAACAGTCGTTACCTTGAACTAATCATCTGACATACCTACATTTAAGGTCATCGATGTAAACATGATATGTCCCCTCCCCTGTTGTTTCACATGCAGCCTGGGCTGACAACGCTGATGCCTGTGCCAAGCAGTATGCTGGTACCGGTGCCCTGAAGACCGACTTTACCAGGTTAGGTAACAACAAACAGCTAACATCCAGCTGAACACATGCTGATTACAAAGGAACAGTGTGTGGATGGGGATTCGGCTAGTGTGTCGACCCCATCCATCAGTCAAGTCTTTAGGCTGTCTGAGATTATGAGCATTTAATTCACATGCATAAACAAAAATAGATTACATACGAGTTAGATGGTGTAAATGGTGACAATAGAGGACAAGTAATGCTGGGCTCAAACCAAAAGATTTCcacagactaaaaactgaaagtctttagtaaatctaggagttttactggagtcacggcgctcccgtcatcaAGGTAGTATTCTGCACTGTATCATATCATTCTTTTCCTTGTCTTGGGTTTGATCATATCAAATCAAGTcacagtgatgtaacacaatcaacaaccaatagatgagcgggggaaaggtccccggttccagaccggccagtaaaaccactggaaaaagtaacatcacaataatgctcgtaagctcagtcctaaataaaaatatagtgatgtcatatatttacggccacaagcaggattttgggggcgctgtttcttagtaaagagaacagtaaggagacccagttaaaatgtataaataaatgtatacataaataagtaataaataatcgatgattaatgtttgattaactaaatgaaagttgatagagctgattaatataattattcaattaaacaaattataattaaataggacataaatgtatatcatgaattcatttcttaattttcctttcctttattcctccttatctatttttactgtaaaatagtcaacttttcatgtcagaaaagctgaaaaagggtttcattttgtgtctgtgtctgttttttcttttctttttttttcattagagcagctgtagccaaaagctgctgcttctccattttgtaagtttttacttagagcatgatggggaaaaaaatgctaaaagaatctagttgtagtcttgtaaatagtgaccctgcaagattcacaggcTGTGTAGAATCTCAGACgagactaaaaactcttaacacttgtctttagatgtgagcaggtgtgagctggtcttttccaaatcttttcaaagtcttctaaTGTATAAGTAGCATTTTTCTGTACAGTGTTGAATGACATGATGGTGTTTCAGGACAGGGAAGAGGACTCAGTTGGGGCTGCTGATGGACGGCTGGAACTCCATGATCCGATACTACAAAAACAACTTCTCTGATGGTTTTAGACAGGTAGGTTCAAACCTCTGCTGTGACTGTGTGGATTAGTGATTTCCAGAGTTTTACAGTAATAGTAATGTAATGAATATATAAAGTATTAGTAGTATCTATGCCAGATTAAGTTTAGGTCAAGGTGAGATGTAAACCTGTCGGTTACCTTCAGTTCCAGTATAATGTTTAGGAGAATTGTCAGTGTAAAATATTCTAACCCAAACCTTTGAATAACCAAATAAAACCTGAAGCTTTACGCATCAAAACAGGCTGATCCCTGAagcagtttgtgttttattgcagGACTCCATTGATCTGTTCCTGGGGAACTATGCTGTGGACGAGGCTGATTGGACGACCCCACTGCGTGACCCCAAAGACTGGAAGTTCCTGACGGTAAGAAGGCTCTGCAGCATAGACTGTTGAGTTTTTCcctttcctgtgtttttaactCGACTCTTTTCCTTTTCCAGTTGCCTATCATCATGGTGGTCGCTTTCTCCATGTGCATCATCTGCCTGCTCATGGCTGGTAAGACAAACTGTAATAA contains:
- the LOC131976508 gene encoding phosphatidylinositol-3-phosphatase SAC1-B; its protein translation is MACTYESFNLRTTPEKFYIEACDDGSEDVLAIDRVSTEMTLTVKRDIPPSADTRPIHGVMGTIRLVAGMYLVVITKKSKVGDLLGHAVWKALDFDIISYKKTILHLTDNQMQDNKTFLSMINNVLHTDGFYFATDYDLTHTLQRLANTSPEFQEMSLLERADQRFVWNGHLLREFTAQPELHKFVYPVIHGFIIMKSSCINGKVFEWSIISRRSCFRAGVRYYVRGIDSEGHPANYVETEQIVQYNSAKASFVQTRGSIPFYWSQRPNLKYKPKPQISKTANQLDGFQRHFDSQIILYGRQVILNLINQKGSEKPLELAFDKLVTSLGNGMIKYIAFDFHKECSRMRWHRLQILVDMVAEMQDEFGYFLVDADGKVLLNQEGTFRSNCMDCLDRTNVIQSMLAQRSLQSQLRRMGVLHVGQQLEEQAAFGKMFKNAWADNADACAKQYAGTGALKTDFTRTGKRTQLGLLMDGWNSMIRYYKNNFSDGFRQDSIDLFLGNYAVDEADWTTPLRDPKDWKFLTLPIIMVVAFSMCIICLLMAGDTWTETLAYVLFWGTASVVTGGLILFNGLDFVDAPMLVQKEKLD